In a single window of the Candidatus Celerinatantimonas neptuna genome:
- the nqrA gene encoding Na(+)-translocating NADH-quinone reductase subunit A, giving the protein MISIKKGLDVPISGAPKQQITDSIPCAHVAVLGEDFVGMKPTMKVKVGDSVAQGDVLFEDKKNSGVLFTAPASGEIIAVNRGAKRVLQSVVIAKNNKPGKYFGAVGREQLANQSRETIVDKLVSSGQWTAFKSRPFSRIPAIDAKPSAIFVTAMDTSPLAANAKIIIDNQQQAFTDGLTILSQLTDGEVFVCKGNYDLPRSTLANVREETFVGPHPAGLAGTHIHFLKPVSVARRVWTINYQDVIAIGLLFTTGKLSNERVISLAGPCVNEPRLIVTELGASTEEITKNQLTGDDLRVISGSVLCGRTAEGSHAYLGRYHHQVSVLEEGYEKELLGWAAPGGNKFSLARIFTSHLSKHRLFSMTTTTGGSERAMVPIGQYERVMPLDILPTMLLRDLLSGDTDSAQLLGCLELEEEDLALCTFVCPGKYEYGSVLRECLTKIEAEG; this is encoded by the coding sequence ATGATTTCAATAAAAAAAGGACTGGATGTACCCATTAGTGGTGCTCCCAAGCAGCAAATCACGGATAGTATCCCTTGTGCTCATGTTGCTGTACTTGGCGAAGATTTTGTCGGCATGAAGCCGACAATGAAGGTCAAAGTCGGTGATTCTGTCGCTCAGGGCGATGTTCTATTTGAAGACAAAAAGAATTCTGGCGTTTTATTCACAGCTCCTGCTTCCGGTGAGATTATCGCGGTTAATCGTGGTGCTAAGCGAGTATTGCAGTCAGTTGTGATAGCCAAAAATAACAAGCCGGGTAAATATTTCGGTGCTGTTGGGCGAGAACAACTTGCCAATCAGTCTCGAGAGACGATTGTTGATAAACTCGTTTCATCCGGGCAATGGACTGCATTTAAATCACGTCCGTTTAGCCGTATCCCGGCGATAGATGCAAAACCTTCCGCTATTTTCGTGACCGCAATGGATACCAGTCCACTTGCCGCAAACGCGAAAATTATCATCGACAATCAGCAACAGGCGTTCACTGATGGTTTGACGATATTAAGTCAATTGACCGATGGTGAAGTATTTGTCTGTAAAGGCAATTATGATTTGCCAAGGTCGACATTAGCCAATGTGCGCGAAGAAACCTTCGTCGGTCCGCACCCTGCCGGACTGGCCGGAACACATATCCATTTCCTCAAACCTGTCAGCGTTGCCCGCCGTGTGTGGACCATCAATTATCAGGATGTTATTGCGATTGGATTATTATTCACAACTGGCAAACTCAGCAATGAGCGTGTGATTTCATTAGCAGGCCCTTGTGTGAATGAACCCCGTCTGATTGTGACAGAGCTTGGTGCATCAACTGAAGAAATTACTAAAAATCAGCTAACTGGTGATGATTTAAGGGTTATTTCAGGGAGTGTCCTTTGTGGTCGCACAGCAGAAGGCAGTCATGCCTATCTCGGGCGTTATCATCATCAGGTGAGTGTTCTTGAAGAAGGCTATGAGAAAGAGTTGTTAGGCTGGGCGGCTCCAGGGGGAAATAAATTCTCTTTAGCCCGCATTTTTACCTCTCACTTAAGTAAACACAGACTATTTTCCATGACCACAACTACAGGTGGTAGTGAACGGGCGATGGTTCCGATTGGGCAATATGAACGGGTGATGCCTTTAGATATTCTGCCGACTATGCTACTTCGTGATCTGTTATCAGGGGATACCGATAGTGCGCAACTATTAGGTTGCCTGGAGCTGGAAGAAGAAGATCTGGCTTTATGTACCTTTGTTTGTCCTGGTAAGTACGAGTATGGCTCCGTGCTTCGAGAGTGTCTGACTAAAATTGAGGCGGAGGGCTAA
- the nqrB_1 gene encoding Na(+)-translocating NADH-quinone reductase subunit B, translating to MSLKNYFEKIEPSFLPGGKLHKWFALYEATVTFIYTPGLVTKGQTHVRDNIDLKRMMITVWFALLPALFFGMYNVGAEANHAIAAGFAPFNDWRLVLIHLFNVPMGANASWFDSWVYGALYVIPVYAVTFLVGGFWEVLFAMVRKHEVNEGFFVTSILFTMTLPPTIPLWEVVLGVSFGVVIAKELFGGTGKNFINPALAGRAFLFFAYPGNMSGDAVWTAVDGFSGATSLSVTASGGLHALHAAGITWSDAFFGFIQGSMGETSTFLLLLGGLLIIYSRIASWRIVAGVLVGMVAVSTMFNLIGSSTNPMFAVPAYWHLVLGGFALGMFFMATDPVSASFTNKGRWWYGILIGAMVVFIRVVNPAFPEGMMLAILFSNLFAPLFDYFVVQANIKRRMARNVG from the coding sequence ATGAGTCTAAAGAATTATTTCGAGAAAATTGAGCCGAGTTTTCTCCCGGGGGGAAAATTACATAAGTGGTTTGCTTTATATGAAGCCACCGTTACATTCATCTATACCCCAGGGCTTGTGACAAAAGGTCAAACTCATGTACGAGACAATATTGACCTGAAACGGATGATGATTACAGTTTGGTTCGCTCTGTTACCTGCATTGTTTTTTGGTATGTATAACGTTGGGGCCGAAGCCAATCATGCGATTGCAGCTGGTTTCGCTCCTTTCAATGACTGGCGATTGGTTCTGATTCATCTTTTTAATGTTCCCATGGGTGCTAATGCAAGTTGGTTTGACTCGTGGGTTTACGGTGCATTGTATGTGATTCCTGTTTATGCCGTGACATTTCTTGTCGGCGGTTTTTGGGAAGTCTTATTTGCAATGGTGCGTAAGCACGAAGTGAACGAAGGGTTCTTTGTGACTTCAATTTTGTTCACAATGACGCTGCCACCGACGATTCCCCTTTGGGAAGTCGTATTGGGGGTTAGTTTTGGTGTTGTGATTGCCAAAGAACTCTTTGGGGGTACCGGTAAAAACTTTATTAACCCAGCGCTTGCCGGCCGTGCTTTTCTGTTCTTTGCCTATCCGGGGAATATGTCCGGTGATGCAGTCTGGACTGCTGTTGATGGGTTCTCTGGTGCAACCTCTTTGAGTGTTACTGCCAGTGGTGGCCTTCATGCGTTACATGCTGCCGGAATTACCTGGAGCGATGCTTTCTTTGGATTCATTCAGGGTTCTATGGGTGAAACTTCCACATTCTTACTTTTGTTAGGTGGGTTACTGATTATCTACAGCCGCATTGCTTCATGGCGAATTGTAGCGGGTGTACTCGTTGGCATGGTTGCTGTAAGTACTATGTTTAATTTAATCGGTTCGTCAACTAACCCGATGTTTGCTGTTCCGGCGTATTGGCATTTAGTGCTGGGCGGTTTCGCGTTAGGGATGTTCTTTATGGCAACCGATCCGGTATCAGCATCATTTACCAATAAGGGACGTTGGTGGTATGGCATTTTAATTGGTGCCATGGTGGTCTTTATTCGGGTTGTGAATCCGGCATTTCCTGAAGGGATGATGCTGGCTATTTTATTCTCGAACTTGTTTGCGCCACTATTCGACTACTTTGTAGTTCAGGCCAATATTAAGCGGAGGATGGCACGCAATGTCGGGTAA
- the bolA gene encoding DNA-binding transcriptional regulator BolA has protein sequence MSVQQEIQQRLEDTFTPEYLQIENESHQHHVPPGSESHFKVVIVSAQFEGEKLLNRHRMVNECLSDLLAEQIHALALHTYTRDQWENLSQIPQTPNCRGLNR, from the coding sequence ATGTCGGTTCAACAGGAAATTCAGCAGCGATTAGAAGATACATTTACCCCTGAATATTTGCAGATTGAGAACGAAAGTCATCAACATCATGTTCCGCCCGGTTCCGAGAGCCATTTTAAGGTCGTTATTGTTAGTGCTCAGTTTGAAGGGGAAAAACTCTTGAACAGACACAGAATGGTCAATGAATGTCTATCTGATTTGTTAGCTGAGCAAATTCATGCACTCGCGCTACATACTTATACACGCGATCAATGGGAAAATTTGTCCCAAATTCCTCAAACACCAAATTGTCGTGGGCTTAATAGATGA